The following are encoded in a window of Aerococcus sanguinicola genomic DNA:
- a CDS encoding DNA translocase FtsK, which produces MAKRRRKKTKKRTFKNEAIALGVLVVTLFGIFRLGFVGRLIAQLMRLLVGELYLPVFVGLALAMVWLILTGQGPNLRNRLSQACLWLLPLLALILHSWYFSAFADQGQSLINVTWSLATEALRQGSFSQSLGGGMLGALLYTVSYFTLGQVGTYVLIFIAILVLLCFVMNISWQEFLEGIQMLWTVFSDWFSNFLADSKESLQKQSEKRQAKAKQKAKQPEAKEKKNRIRPKKERTDQEAQPAPREPVEIVGLSSSQSSGGSRAKSSPSQQEAPAQAAAPAQNIPLKFEYDEEEEEDHEDLADMKMEAEEENPNYRLPQPDLLNDREETDQSGEYSVIQHNIEKLEETFESFNVDAKVVKANLGPAVTKFEIQPAIGTKVSKITNLADDIALALAAKDIRIEAPIPGKSAIGIEVPNQQVSLVALRDSLENAPKSPKLLEVPLGRSIAGSIQMADLAKMPHLLVAGSTGSGKSVCINGIIISILMKAKPHEVKLMMIDPKKVELNVYNGIPHLLTPVVTNPRKAAQALNKIVAEMERRYELFAETGARNMKGYNQHIREKNREEGTDDPCLPYIVVIVDELADLMMVASKEVEAAIIRLAQMARAAGIHMILATQRPSVDVITGIIKANVPSRIAFAVSSGTDSRTIIDQNGAEKLLGRGDMLFMPMGEGKPIRVQGAFIDDDEVERVVDFVKSQQEANYVEAMMPSEASEENPADELDEIWPDAMEFVKGRDTVSTSMMQRRFRIGYNRAARIIDDMEQRGIIGPANGSKPRVVNISDNSDEPSQAN; this is translated from the coding sequence ATGGCAAAAAGAAGAAGGAAAAAAACAAAAAAACGTACATTTAAAAATGAAGCGATTGCCCTTGGCGTGCTTGTGGTGACTTTATTTGGCATTTTCCGCTTAGGCTTTGTCGGCCGGCTCATTGCCCAGCTTATGCGCTTATTAGTGGGCGAGCTTTACTTGCCGGTCTTTGTTGGCCTGGCCTTAGCCATGGTCTGGCTGATTTTAACAGGTCAGGGCCCTAACTTGCGCAACCGCCTGTCCCAAGCCTGTCTCTGGCTCTTGCCTCTGCTGGCACTGATCTTACATTCTTGGTATTTTTCAGCCTTTGCGGATCAGGGCCAGTCTCTGATTAATGTGACCTGGTCTTTAGCGACGGAAGCCCTCCGCCAGGGTAGCTTCAGCCAGAGTTTGGGCGGGGGAATGCTTGGGGCCTTGCTTTACACGGTCTCTTATTTTACTCTGGGCCAAGTGGGGACCTATGTCCTGATCTTTATCGCCATCCTGGTCCTGCTCTGCTTTGTCATGAATATCTCCTGGCAGGAATTCTTGGAAGGCATCCAGATGCTCTGGACGGTCTTTTCAGACTGGTTCTCCAATTTCCTGGCAGACAGTAAGGAGAGCCTGCAGAAACAGTCAGAGAAGCGCCAGGCCAAGGCCAAGCAAAAAGCCAAGCAGCCGGAAGCTAAAGAAAAGAAGAACCGCATCCGGCCTAAAAAAGAAAGGACTGACCAAGAGGCCCAGCCTGCGCCAAGAGAGCCGGTAGAAATCGTCGGCCTATCCTCTTCCCAGTCTTCAGGAGGGAGCCGGGCTAAGTCGAGTCCGAGTCAACAAGAGGCTCCTGCTCAAGCTGCCGCGCCTGCCCAAAATATTCCCTTGAAATTTGAATACGATGAGGAAGAAGAGGAGGACCATGAAGACCTGGCCGACATGAAAATGGAAGCCGAGGAAGAGAATCCTAATTATCGCCTGCCTCAGCCTGATCTCTTGAATGATCGGGAAGAGACGGACCAGTCCGGCGAATACAGTGTGATCCAACACAATATTGAGAAGTTAGAGGAGACCTTCGAGAGCTTTAATGTCGATGCCAAGGTGGTCAAGGCTAACCTGGGACCAGCTGTGACCAAGTTTGAAATCCAGCCAGCTATCGGGACCAAGGTCAGCAAGATCACCAATCTTGCGGATGACATTGCCCTGGCTTTGGCGGCCAAGGATATCCGAATTGAAGCGCCTATTCCTGGCAAATCGGCCATTGGGATTGAGGTCCCTAACCAACAAGTCAGTCTAGTTGCCTTGCGTGATAGCTTGGAGAATGCTCCCAAGTCGCCCAAACTCTTGGAAGTTCCCTTGGGGCGGAGTATTGCGGGCTCCATCCAGATGGCTGACCTGGCCAAGATGCCCCACTTGCTGGTGGCAGGGTCTACGGGGTCAGGTAAATCGGTTTGTATTAACGGGATTATTATCTCTATCTTGATGAAGGCCAAACCTCATGAAGTGAAGTTAATGATGATCGATCCTAAGAAGGTGGAATTGAATGTTTACAATGGCATTCCCCATCTTTTAACCCCTGTTGTGACCAACCCTCGTAAGGCTGCCCAAGCCCTGAATAAGATTGTGGCAGAAATGGAAAGGCGCTATGAACTCTTTGCCGAAACAGGGGCCCGGAATATGAAGGGCTACAACCAACATATCCGTGAAAAGAATCGGGAAGAGGGGACGGACGATCCCTGCCTGCCTTATATAGTTGTCATCGTCGATGAATTGGCTGACCTGATGATGGTTGCCTCTAAGGAAGTGGAAGCCGCCATCATCCGTCTGGCTCAGATGGCCCGGGCAGCTGGTATCCATATGATTCTAGCCACCCAGAGACCTTCCGTTGACGTCATTACAGGGATCATCAAGGCCAATGTGCCTTCTCGGATCGCCTTTGCGGTCTCCAGTGGGACAGATTCGCGGACTATTATCGACCAGAATGGGGCCGAGAAGTTGCTAGGTCGCGGCGACATGCTCTTCATGCCGATGGGCGAGGGCAAGCCGATCCGTGTCCAAGGGGCCTTCATTGATGATGATGAAGTGGAACGCGTCGTTGACTTTGTGAAGTCCCAGCAAGAAGCAAATTATGTAGAAGCGATGATGCCCAGCGAAGCCAGTGAAGAGAATCCAGCTGATGAACTCGATGAGATCTGGCCTGACGCCATGGAATTTGTCAAGGGTCGGGATACCGTATCCACGTCTATGATGCAGCGCCGTTTCCGCATCGGCTACAACCGGGCCGCCCGCATCATTGATGATATGGAACAGCGGGGGATCATCGGACCGGCTAATGGGTCTAAGCCACGGGTTGTCAACATTTCCGATAACAGCGATGAGCCTTCACAAGCAAATTAA
- a CDS encoding acylphosphatase: protein MLTSKLRIIGRVQGVGFRFHCSQLARQWHLGGSVKNEADGSVSLVLQADAQTRKDFLQALEEANPYARIDQVDLLAEEDLDFKDSFETLY from the coding sequence ATGTTAACCAGTAAACTTCGTATCATAGGCCGGGTCCAAGGGGTCGGCTTCCGTTTTCACTGCAGTCAACTCGCCCGCCAGTGGCACTTAGGGGGCTCGGTTAAGAACGAGGCAGATGGCAGTGTCAGCCTGGTCCTCCAAGCAGATGCCCAGACCCGAAAGGATTTTCTCCAAGCCCTTGAAGAAGCCAATCCCTATGCGCGGATTGACCAGGTCGACCTGCTAGCCGAGGAAGACTTAGACTTTAAAGATTCTTTTGAAACGCTTTATTGA
- the yidC gene encoding membrane protein insertase YidC, producing the protein MFKSLTGKRTKLLALTLTSTLLLAGCANPNNPDGFGFRWFAMPINRLLNWFAEIFNGNYGLAIITMTILVRLVLLPLTMRQLNSTMEHSVRMKEFQPYMKEMQERQKNASSDEERMRLAMEQQEFLKENNISMLGGMKGCLPLLIQLPIFSGLYAAIRTSPDIKAYTFFGIPLGEPSLLFAIITIALYALQSWVSLQGIPEEQRAQMKMSMFMMPIMMGFIVFSAPAGLTLYFIVSALWGVLQSLYTNLIYRPRITARIEEEMKKNPVKVKSSPSTQAKDVTQSVKDDAPRQIDKGPKKGRNAGKQKRQ; encoded by the coding sequence TTGTTTAAATCATTGACAGGCAAGCGGACCAAACTGCTTGCCCTGACGCTGACTAGTACCCTATTACTAGCTGGCTGTGCCAACCCGAATAATCCGGACGGCTTTGGCTTCCGTTGGTTCGCCATGCCGATCAACCGTTTACTCAACTGGTTTGCTGAGATCTTTAATGGAAATTATGGTCTAGCCATCATTACCATGACCATCCTGGTACGCCTGGTTCTTCTACCGCTCACCATGCGCCAGTTGAACTCCACTATGGAACATTCGGTCCGGATGAAAGAATTCCAACCCTATATGAAAGAAATGCAAGAGCGGCAAAAGAATGCCAGCTCTGACGAAGAGCGGATGCGCCTCGCTATGGAGCAGCAAGAATTTCTTAAAGAAAATAACATCTCCATGCTAGGCGGGATGAAAGGCTGCCTGCCTCTCCTCATTCAATTACCGATCTTCTCTGGCCTCTATGCGGCGATCCGAACAAGCCCTGACATCAAGGCTTACACCTTCTTTGGCATTCCTTTAGGCGAACCAAGCCTACTCTTCGCCATCATTACAATTGCCCTCTATGCCCTGCAATCTTGGGTTTCTCTTCAAGGGATCCCAGAAGAACAACGGGCTCAAATGAAGATGTCGATGTTTATGATGCCAATTATGATGGGCTTTATCGTCTTCAGTGCACCTGCTGGTCTGACCCTCTACTTCATTGTATCAGCGCTCTGGGGTGTTCTCCAATCGCTCTACACCAATCTCATCTACCGGCCACGCATCACAGCCCGCATTGAAGAAGAGATGAAGAAGAATCCGGTTAAAGTGAAATCGAGTCCAAGCACACAAGCCAAAGACGTCACCCAAAGCGTCAAAGACGACGCCCCTCGTCAAATTGACAAGGGTCCGAAAAAAGGTCGGAATGCCGGCAAGCAAAAGCGTCAATAG
- a CDS encoding sensor histidine kinase, giving the protein MKLDNQPDNQEKKKRISLFWKWGLCLSGIIWLIAMLVPIAIVILSPGELVVSLTFIAFFLLFASGVAGFLTASWMLQPIRDIKFTLDRISFKSIADTRVIIRDSQDELTDISLGINQLLDRMTHYIDQQVHFVEDASHELRTPVAIVQGHLKMLNRWGKDDPEVLQESIQSALSEIERMRVLVQEMLDLSRAGQVEIHYQDEAVDAGMVVEESYENFKMLHPDFTFILNNELSKPYYVAINRHHLEQCLIILLDNAVKYSTDTPLIHITVSTDVIRYVEIAIQDFGEGLSQEDQDKIFNRFYRVDKARSRERGGNGLGLPIARQLIEGYKGQLFVESSLNSGSVFHIRLPLAEEVDDKVRSVEADSDTD; this is encoded by the coding sequence ATGAAATTAGATAATCAACCTGATAACCAAGAGAAGAAAAAGCGGATTTCACTTTTTTGGAAATGGGGGCTTTGCCTATCAGGGATTATCTGGCTCATTGCCATGCTGGTACCAATAGCGATTGTGATCTTGAGTCCGGGAGAATTAGTGGTCTCGCTCACTTTTATCGCTTTCTTCCTCCTCTTTGCTTCAGGGGTGGCAGGTTTCTTAACGGCGTCTTGGATGCTCCAGCCTATCCGCGATATTAAATTCACCCTGGACCGGATCTCCTTTAAGAGCATTGCCGATACCCGGGTGATCATCCGCGATAGCCAGGATGAGCTGACGGATATTTCCCTGGGGATTAACCAGCTCTTAGACCGGATGACCCATTATATCGACCAGCAGGTGCATTTTGTTGAGGATGCTTCTCACGAATTGCGGACCCCGGTGGCGATTGTCCAGGGACACTTGAAGATGCTCAACCGCTGGGGCAAGGATGATCCCGAAGTTTTACAGGAATCCATCCAATCAGCTCTGAGTGAGATTGAGCGCATGCGGGTTTTGGTCCAAGAGATGCTCGACCTGTCGCGGGCTGGCCAAGTGGAGATCCACTACCAAGATGAGGCGGTTGATGCCGGTATGGTGGTGGAAGAGTCTTATGAGAACTTCAAGATGCTCCACCCTGACTTCACCTTCATCTTGAATAATGAGCTCTCTAAGCCTTATTATGTGGCGATTAACCGCCACCATTTAGAGCAGTGCCTCATTATCTTATTGGACAACGCCGTCAAGTATTCCACCGATACTCCCTTGATTCATATTACGGTATCTACGGATGTGATCCGCTATGTGGAAATTGCCATCCAGGATTTTGGCGAAGGGCTTTCTCAGGAAGACCAGGATAAGATTTTTAACCGTTTCTACCGGGTGGACAAGGCTCGGTCTAGGGAAAGAGGTGGCAATGGTCTCGGCCTTCCCATTGCCCGTCAGCTGATCGAGGGTTACAAGGGTCAGCTCTTCGTGGAATCTTCCTTGAATAGTGGTTCGGTCTTCCACATCCGCCTGCCCTTAGCTGAGGAAGTTGATGACAAGGTCCGGTCAGTGGAAGCGGACTCAGATACAGATTAA
- a CDS encoding response regulator transcription factor: MSEEATRVLIIEDEKNLARFIELELKYEGYEVETCYNGRTGLKAALEEDWDIILLDLMLPEINGVEVCRRLRHEKTTPVIMMTARDSIIDRVSGLDQGADDYIVKPFAIEELLARMRALLRRINIAESEFQVKQTKLTFKDITVEKENRIVHRGDDIIDLTKREYELLVTLMENVNVVLSRQELLNKVWNYDTEIETNVVDVYIRYLRNKIDRKDQPSYIQTVRGTGYVMRTEQ; this comes from the coding sequence ATGAGTGAAGAAGCAACACGTGTATTAATTATTGAAGATGAAAAGAATTTAGCCCGTTTCATTGAATTGGAGCTGAAGTACGAGGGCTATGAAGTGGAAACTTGCTACAATGGCCGGACGGGACTCAAGGCCGCTCTTGAAGAAGACTGGGATATTATCCTGCTCGACCTCATGCTCCCAGAAATTAATGGGGTGGAAGTCTGCCGCCGCCTGCGCCATGAGAAGACGACACCAGTGATTATGATGACTGCCCGCGATTCTATTATTGACCGGGTGTCTGGCCTGGACCAAGGTGCCGATGACTATATTGTTAAACCTTTTGCGATTGAAGAACTCCTGGCACGGATGCGGGCCTTGCTTCGTCGCATTAATATTGCAGAGAGTGAATTCCAAGTGAAACAAACCAAGCTGACCTTTAAGGATATCACGGTCGAAAAAGAAAATCGGATTGTTCACCGAGGGGATGATATCATCGACTTGACCAAGCGGGAATACGAGCTCTTAGTCACCTTGATGGAGAACGTTAATGTGGTTCTTTCTCGCCAGGAATTACTCAATAAGGTCTGGAATTATGACACTGAGATTGAAACCAATGTCGTGGATGTTTATATCCGTTACTTGCGCAATAAGATTGACCGCAAAGACCAACCTTCCTATATTCAAACGGTGCGCGGAACAGGCTATGTGATGAGGACTGAACAATGA
- a CDS encoding MerR family transcriptional regulator, with product MPQHMPKSKMYDNKKKKKRRGQILIWIGLIAIIGSVVFATAMALYGYYAG from the coding sequence ATGCCACAGCACATGCCAAAATCTAAAATGTACGATAACAAAAAGAAGAAAAAACGTCGTGGCCAAATCTTAATCTGGATCGGCCTCATCGCCATCATCGGCTCCGTCGTCTTCGCCACCGCCATGGCCCTCTACGGCTATTACGCCGGGTAA
- the thiI gene encoding tRNA uracil 4-sulfurtransferase ThiI translates to MKKIIMIRYGELSIKGKNKRRFIRILSDNIKRALYDYPQVKVSQQHDFMFLHLEDAPQDLVLERLQDVFGIQSYSPALTIERDFEKLKEVAVEVVAKEMAKSDIKTFKIATSRSDHSYRLDTNAINRELGAHVGAAYPELKVQLKQPDLTLRVKVREQDFLLSTDWLPGLGGLPVGSSAKATLMLSGGIDSPVAGYLAMKRGIRVTALHFASPPYTSPQALEKAKKLAGKLSRFSAWINFLEVPFTEIQEEIKEKIPKEYLMTVTRRMMYRVADRLRDQYDGLAIVNGESVGQVASQTLESMYTINAVTSTPILRPLVTMDKLEIIDIAEKIDTYGLSIQPFEDCCTVFAPPSPKTKPHLDEVEYLEKRLAIDELVQAAVDQTKFERIEWQDQVEEAEHIADEFEDLL, encoded by the coding sequence ATGAAAAAAATTATTATGATCCGCTATGGGGAGTTGTCCATTAAGGGCAAGAATAAGCGCCGTTTTATTCGGATACTCTCGGATAATATTAAGCGCGCCCTCTATGACTATCCCCAAGTTAAAGTTAGCCAGCAACACGATTTTATGTTCCTACATCTTGAAGATGCCCCCCAAGACCTGGTTCTTGAGCGCCTACAGGATGTCTTCGGCATCCAGTCCTATAGTCCGGCTTTGACTATCGAACGCGACTTCGAGAAACTTAAAGAAGTGGCTGTTGAAGTGGTCGCTAAGGAGATGGCCAAGTCTGATATTAAGACCTTTAAGATTGCTACCTCGCGTTCGGACCATTCCTATCGTCTAGATACTAATGCCATCAACCGGGAATTAGGTGCCCATGTCGGCGCAGCCTATCCAGAGCTCAAGGTCCAGCTAAAGCAACCTGATCTGACCTTGCGGGTGAAGGTGCGCGAACAAGACTTCCTCTTATCGACGGATTGGCTGCCTGGACTGGGTGGCCTGCCCGTGGGTTCCAGCGCCAAGGCGACGCTCATGTTGTCGGGAGGTATCGATTCTCCGGTAGCTGGATACTTGGCCATGAAGCGGGGCATCCGGGTGACCGCCCTCCATTTTGCCTCACCACCTTACACCAGTCCCCAAGCCCTGGAAAAGGCGAAGAAATTAGCGGGCAAGCTTAGTCGTTTCTCGGCCTGGATTAACTTTTTAGAAGTGCCTTTTACCGAGATCCAGGAAGAAATCAAAGAAAAAATCCCTAAAGAATACCTGATGACCGTGACCCGGCGGATGATGTACCGGGTGGCAGACCGCTTGCGGGACCAGTATGACGGCTTGGCTATTGTGAACGGCGAATCGGTGGGGCAGGTAGCTTCTCAGACCCTGGAGAGCATGTATACCATCAATGCGGTTACCTCAACCCCAATCCTCCGTCCCCTGGTGACTATGGATAAGCTTGAGATTATCGATATCGCAGAAAAAATTGACACCTATGGCTTATCCATCCAGCCCTTCGAAGACTGCTGCACCGTCTTTGCACCGCCATCGCCTAAGACCAAGCCCCATTTGGACGAGGTGGAATACTTGGAAAAACGCTTAGCCATCGATGAGCTCGTCCAAGCAGCAGTCGACCAGACCAAGTTTGAGCGGATTGAATGGCAAGACCAAGTCGAAGAAGCTGAGCATATTGCAGATGAATTTGAAGATTTGTTGTAA
- a CDS encoding cysteine desulfurase family protein — protein MSKTIYFDNSATTKIFKEAAESMLKTMETYYANPSSLHALGNQAHRLLESARKQAADILGCSPEEVFFTGSGTESDNWAVKGTALEKAGAGKHLITSQVEHPAIMNTMHALEKQGFEVTYLPVDKEGKVHAEDLKAAIRPDTTLVSVMAINNEIGSQQPIAELAEVLEDYPSIHFHVDGVQSFMKTPRPLIHPRVDLMSFSAHKFNGPRGCGILYKKANRQILPLLDGGGQEHLLRSSTENLPAIVATVKAMRLTQEGANEESKRHQAFQDRLRQFLAEEGDQVTVFSPQDGAAHILCFALKGVRGEVMVHALEEEGIYVSTTSACASRKSQQGSSTLAAMPVDPSLARCAIRLSFGHDNRMEEVEDFIEVYRRLLHKFAKIQ, from the coding sequence ATGTCAAAAACCATCTATTTTGACAACAGTGCCACCACTAAGATTTTTAAAGAAGCAGCAGAGTCTATGCTTAAAACGATGGAGACTTACTATGCCAATCCTTCCAGCCTCCACGCCTTGGGTAACCAGGCCCACCGTCTCCTAGAGTCGGCCCGCAAGCAGGCTGCTGATATCTTAGGCTGTTCGCCAGAGGAAGTCTTTTTCACGGGATCGGGAACGGAGTCAGACAACTGGGCAGTTAAAGGAACAGCTCTGGAAAAAGCTGGAGCAGGCAAGCACCTGATCACCAGCCAGGTCGAACATCCCGCCATCATGAACACCATGCATGCCCTTGAAAAGCAAGGCTTTGAAGTGACCTACTTGCCTGTAGACAAGGAGGGCAAGGTCCATGCCGAAGACTTGAAGGCGGCCATCCGTCCTGATACGACCCTGGTCTCTGTGATGGCCATCAATAATGAAATTGGTAGCCAACAACCTATCGCGGAATTGGCTGAGGTCTTAGAAGACTATCCGAGCATCCATTTTCATGTGGATGGGGTTCAGAGTTTCATGAAGACCCCACGTCCCTTGATCCATCCCCGGGTGGATTTGATGAGTTTTTCAGCACATAAGTTCAATGGACCTAGGGGATGTGGTATCCTATATAAGAAGGCCAACCGGCAGATCCTGCCCCTCTTAGATGGCGGCGGCCAAGAGCACCTGCTCCGGAGTTCGACTGAGAACTTGCCCGCCATTGTGGCTACTGTTAAGGCTATGCGCTTGACCCAGGAAGGCGCTAATGAGGAAAGTAAGAGGCACCAAGCCTTTCAAGACCGGCTTCGTCAGTTCTTGGCGGAGGAGGGGGACCAGGTAACTGTCTTCAGTCCCCAGGATGGTGCGGCCCATATTCTCTGCTTCGCCCTCAAAGGCGTTCGTGGTGAAGTGATGGTCCACGCCTTAGAAGAAGAGGGCATTTATGTGTCAACGACTTCTGCCTGTGCCAGCCGGAAGAGCCAGCAAGGATCCTCAACCCTGGCCGCTATGCCGGTAGATCCTAGCCTAGCCCGGTGTGCCATTCGTTTGAGCTTCGGGCATGACAACCGCATGGAAGAAGTGGAAGACTTTATCGAAGTCTACCGCCGCTTACTCCACAAATTTGCTAAAATCCAATAG
- a CDS encoding septation ring formation regulator EzrA: MELLIALLVVILIVLISYGILYYLSKKQTKTNQELDEQKQEIMAIPVADKLYTIKNKNVTGKTGRALENEQANWQTVTQYKLPEIEAVLVSAQDATDKLFSKIKARQMSDKAEDLLQEARTEVEGINQRLEKLLDQEDANASYHEELYDRYAKIRKQLLAHSYAYGPSQETLEKNLSYIELDFTKYNELMNDGDFIGAHEILEQIQRDIESLEGMMEEIPSLLTRIDEEYLAQYEDLNQGYKAMLDEDYRFPMDVDIPEEINQVDKVINNAKEAIARADLDEAQAIMERAEVQIDRTYELMEAELRAKQYIGGNQGAMQQTLSKVHQSNRYAILEIDRVAQNYQLSGSEMSQMRDYADQIDRLQETIDYTNQQEGNHTIAYSDMETRYRDSYETLAEIEKGQSKIVSSLAGLKQQEREARDQLYLYELDLRNIKRKVGQYHLPGLDPSYLDRFFACEDTLDAMRSKLNRVKLDMEEINRLSQIASEDIEYLDTEIEKTLDYVRLTETAIQYANRYRANHPEINDAVDYSHYLFNERYDYQGAYQAIVDCVAKFDSQAQSEIEKIYRADKDKYNY; encoded by the coding sequence GTGGAGCTATTAATCGCATTGCTCGTCGTGATTCTGATTGTGCTCATCAGCTATGGTATACTGTATTATTTAAGTAAGAAGCAGACCAAGACCAATCAGGAACTGGATGAGCAGAAACAAGAGATCATGGCGATTCCGGTTGCTGACAAACTCTATACGATCAAAAACAAGAATGTAACAGGTAAAACCGGACGGGCGCTCGAGAACGAACAGGCCAATTGGCAAACCGTAACCCAGTACAAGTTACCCGAAATTGAAGCGGTTCTCGTCTCAGCCCAGGACGCTACAGATAAATTATTCTCAAAAATTAAAGCGCGGCAAATGTCGGACAAGGCGGAAGACCTACTCCAGGAAGCTCGGACGGAAGTCGAGGGGATTAACCAGCGATTGGAGAAGCTCTTGGACCAGGAGGACGCCAATGCGAGCTACCATGAAGAGCTCTATGACCGCTATGCTAAGATCCGCAAACAATTATTGGCCCATAGCTATGCTTACGGCCCTTCCCAGGAAACTTTAGAGAAGAACTTGTCCTATATTGAATTAGATTTCACCAAATACAATGAATTGATGAATGATGGGGATTTTATCGGGGCCCATGAAATCTTGGAACAGATCCAGCGGGATATTGAGTCTTTAGAGGGGATGATGGAAGAAATTCCTAGCCTCTTGACTCGGATCGATGAAGAATACCTGGCCCAGTATGAAGACTTGAACCAAGGCTATAAGGCCATGTTGGATGAAGACTACCGTTTCCCCATGGATGTGGATATTCCTGAAGAGATCAACCAAGTTGACAAGGTTATCAACAATGCTAAGGAAGCCATTGCCCGGGCTGACCTGGATGAAGCCCAAGCCATTATGGAGCGGGCGGAAGTACAGATTGACCGGACCTATGAACTGATGGAAGCGGAACTTCGAGCCAAGCAATACATTGGCGGCAACCAGGGGGCCATGCAACAAACCCTAAGTAAGGTTCACCAGTCCAACCGTTATGCCATCTTAGAGATCGACCGTGTGGCTCAGAATTACCAGCTATCGGGTAGTGAAATGTCCCAAATGCGTGACTACGCCGATCAGATTGACCGCCTCCAGGAAACCATCGATTATACCAACCAGCAGGAAGGCAACCATACCATTGCCTACAGCGATATGGAAACCCGCTACCGGGATAGTTATGAGACCCTAGCTGAAATTGAGAAAGGTCAGTCCAAGATTGTTTCGTCCTTGGCTGGTCTCAAGCAGCAGGAGCGGGAAGCCCGCGACCAGCTCTATCTCTACGAGCTCGACCTCCGCAATATCAAGCGCAAGGTTGGCCAGTACCACCTGCCTGGCCTAGATCCAAGTTATCTGGACCGTTTCTTTGCTTGTGAAGATACCTTGGATGCCATGCGGTCTAAGCTCAACCGGGTGAAACTAGATATGGAAGAAATCAACCGTTTGAGCCAAATTGCTTCTGAGGATATTGAATACTTGGATACGGAAATTGAGAAGACCCTCGACTATGTGCGCTTGACCGAGACGGCTATCCAATATGCCAACCGTTACCGAGCCAACCATCCTGAGATTAATGATGCGGTGGACTATTCCCACTACCTCTTCAATGAGCGCTACGATTATCAGGGAGCCTACCAGGCCATCGTGGATTGTGTAGCGAAATTCGATAGCCAAGCTCAGAGCGAAATCGAGAAAATTTACCGCGCAGACAAGGACAAATATAATTATTAG
- the rpsD gene encoding 30S ribosomal protein S4: protein MSRYTGPTWKVSRRLGISLSGTGKELSRRPYAPGQHGPNQRRKSLSEYGLQLQEKQKLRYIYGMTEKQFHNLFVKAGKIKEGKLGVNFMILLERRLDNMVYRLGLASTRRQARQLVTHGHILVDGKRVDIPSYLVDVDQVIGVREKSKEIQVIKDSVEGLYGHVPYVSFDEEKFEGSLTRYPERDEMNPDIDESLVVEYYNQLS, encoded by the coding sequence ATGTCACGTTATACAGGACCAACATGGAAAGTATCCCGTCGTTTAGGGATCTCATTATCAGGTACAGGTAAAGAATTAAGCCGTCGCCCTTACGCACCAGGTCAACACGGACCTAACCAACGCCGTAAGAGCCTTTCAGAATACGGTTTACAATTACAAGAAAAACAAAAATTACGTTACATCTATGGAATGACTGAAAAACAATTCCATAACTTGTTCGTAAAAGCTGGTAAAATTAAAGAAGGTAAGCTCGGGGTTAACTTCATGATCTTACTTGAACGTCGCTTAGACAACATGGTTTACCGCTTAGGTTTGGCTTCAACTCGTCGCCAAGCCCGTCAATTGGTTACCCACGGCCACATCTTAGTTGATGGCAAACGTGTGGACATTCCTTCTTACTTAGTGGATGTTGACCAAGTGATCGGCGTTCGTGAAAAATCTAAAGAAATCCAAGTTATCAAGGATTCTGTTGAAGGTTTATACGGCCACGTTCCATATGTATCATTCGATGAAGAAAAATTCGAAGGCTCATTAACTCGCTACCCAGAACGCGACGAAATGAACCCAGATATCGATGAATCACTCGTCGTTGAATACTACAACCAATTATCTTAA